A single window of Leeuwenhoekiella sp. MAR_2009_132 DNA harbors:
- a CDS encoding LysR family transcriptional regulator gives MVNLEWYRTFKAIYDHGTLTKASVALYSSQPGVSVHLNALESYVGRKLFERTSRKMIPTEEGKFLYEFIQESLSKLETAEQHFKKTTQEKNPSLNIGMCSETFQLIIEPELATLDFDLVARFGAHKDLIKDLNNGILDLVITPNEQTDKKSPVTYTAFSKEKIILVAGSKTDIRPIENLLRSQDLKGLEEVLQNYSWYSSSNEMEHFRRFWYDNFKQNASFKPNYILPSITSIIRSISNKDGLAIVPDFLCEEAITNEEIKVVWEGTKKTENTLYFASRTDLKFKKELAVIQDIFKSKMKKIS, from the coding sequence ATGGTAAATTTAGAATGGTATAGAACATTTAAAGCGATTTATGATCACGGCACCCTTACAAAGGCTTCTGTGGCCCTATATTCATCGCAACCTGGAGTAAGTGTTCATTTAAATGCACTAGAATCTTATGTAGGAAGAAAGTTGTTTGAGCGTACTTCTCGTAAAATGATTCCTACGGAAGAAGGGAAGTTTCTATACGAGTTTATACAAGAATCTCTTAGTAAACTTGAAACGGCAGAGCAGCATTTTAAAAAAACAACACAAGAGAAAAATCCTTCATTAAACATAGGGATGTGTTCAGAAACCTTTCAGCTTATAATTGAGCCAGAACTAGCTACACTCGATTTTGATCTGGTAGCGAGATTTGGTGCCCATAAAGACCTTATTAAAGATCTAAATAATGGTATTCTTGACCTCGTTATAACTCCTAATGAGCAAACTGATAAAAAATCACCAGTAACCTACACAGCGTTTTCAAAAGAAAAAATCATTCTTGTCGCAGGAAGTAAAACTGATATTAGACCCATTGAAAATCTTTTAAGAAGTCAGGATTTAAAAGGGCTTGAAGAGGTTCTTCAAAATTATAGTTGGTACAGCTCTTCTAATGAAATGGAACATTTTAGAAGATTTTGGTATGATAATTTTAAACAGAATGCCTCCTTTAAGCCAAACTATATATTGCCAAGTATCACTTCAATCATACGAAGCATCAGCAATAAAGACGGTCTCGCCATTGTGCCTGACTTTCTATGTGAAGAAGCTATAACCAATGAGGAAATTAAAGTGGTATGGGAAGGAACCAAAAAAACAGAAAACACCTTATACTTTGCTTCAAGAACCGATTTAAAATTTAAAAAAGAATTAGCGGTTATTCAAGACATTTTTAAATCTAAAATGAAAAAGATTTCCTAA
- a CDS encoding tetratricopeptide repeat protein, producing the protein MSMDMDQPEKTKFYFEQGIKYYPNSANTYDSLADYYERTGDKASALQAVTKAYELNPDPYYKERMESLKGN; encoded by the coding sequence ATGAGTATGGACATGGACCAACCCGAAAAAACTAAATTTTACTTTGAGCAGGGTATTAAGTACTATCCCAACAGTGCCAATACCTACGATTCTCTTGCTGATTATTACGAGCGCACCGGTGATAAAGCCAGTGCGCTACAAGCAGTCACTAAAGCTTACGAACTCAATCCTGACCCGTATTACAAAGAACGGATGGAGTCATTAAAAGGGAATTAA
- a CDS encoding glycosyl hydrolase has product MKQNYLIVCILFQLFYCSLFAQVPQLPEKTTLDQTLHTGLQFTNPTAVDTLHIPLRSAETFSLELKAKVNAASNRGLDVFYKNKLGTGFRTSLDQTTFNATTLLTTPKNLSTSVNNAQEQTYRYIVTGSEVYVYLDGYFLTSLPLEQIADATSNDDDLTYGSDNLLGAWAGLPNNNAGKPTDYGWENNKISTIFNTANGGSGVRYMDLSSGHLIESDGSTFNGRLMYIRWDGNSYNSSVYSYPIQLHTGTHYTFSWLYELIANAGPGSKITVAVSTDREGTNNLVSKTFTSGNAFRLRTGNFSFLSQYTGTYYLSITGDWGLFGIGNLQLKSSNLINNWDGLYADNNGAPNQYGWASSDNTVNWAPANTAAGVAYQDVTTGHTLAEDNSTFNGRLLNLDFNSGTNRVFSLPVTLKAGVSYQFSGLIDQVDGGTADLQLALATTPEGSTTLVSQTITTSNTLQQASLLVTPEADATYYLKFTAASGTIGLANLSVLKKEQAQLVIGKDYEDGAIDVEVTSVKFDEGLFAPTPLPAAATQSQTLSAQTISTLTYSKTLLTLDTDAVLHLSNPIHPLINTTINLTSADAQLFFDGMRPSAVIASQLQYINVSGSPAINGSNIVVSSSGTGSVILAHSADYRPLTVYSEENFSGNSQQMQTVIPYKDLGDFDNAIRSIKLKKGYMATLASNADGTGYSKVFIAEDEDLEIAVLEPYLNQTVSFIRTMPWHEVTKKGLASGTNAEHVSLDITWYYNWNTGRESTPDIEYVPIRQTQYWPSLDAANTKAGYTHLLGYNEPDRPDQANMSVDAAIGAWPQLMQSGLRLGSPATSDPFNPWMADFMTKAEARNYRVDYMALHCYWYKSATQWANDLKYIYDKYKRPIWITEWNIGANWTGHSFPDGPTLLTDANATKHKNDLIAVLNVLDNADYVERYSIYNWVQDARAMFVTIDDNFKTRNPNWESYEWLKTATIVRTVEGDTGFSNVVLTPAGAYYATNTSNKAYDADFEFLRSWKPLAPELSYKVAEDYTSIDLNWTNTNFDLITKYVVERKLEGETKFSAFYESDDYTVLTKNDDIHSTAAYRIRVIGKDGTASPWSNIVLFEQEEVPEVPQGLQGEALSALRINLSWDASTDANSYTLQRAGTPTGTFTDIATNYTELTFQDTDLTPQTVYYYRLAATNTGGTSAYTDLVTITTPALTVPEAVTGMRVGSSDDQVFLNWDVRLDEQYLIKRAASENGNFETIATVTSAPYIDTETKNNTKRYYQILAANDAGESNPSASLMGAPKDGRHAYYGFEEAEGDAILDHWSLLDGVASGAYVREAGHRGMGIHLGSGNSFVQLKDGLMSTLSDFSITTWIKLDNLANWNRIFDFGSGTTNWMALEAANGSGKFQYEMEHGGTRNRVTTEYVLPVNEWVHVAVVQAADAVKLYVNGNEVGSSSFTLNPSNLGITTANYLGKSQYSDPVTEALVDEFTIFNYGLTEDAIKNLIDTGFLSAIGPKKNNPADHLFYTREHTLYCDYTGTKNTAYSVFTINGQFLTSGNFSNTATTNLGFYKTGVYVVHIESDTETQAVKVIVR; this is encoded by the coding sequence ATGAAGCAGAACTATCTTATTGTATGCATACTTTTTCAGTTATTTTACTGCTCGCTCTTTGCACAAGTGCCGCAACTCCCTGAAAAAACCACTTTAGACCAGACCCTTCACACAGGCTTACAGTTTACAAACCCTACAGCCGTAGATACCCTACATATACCACTTCGCAGTGCAGAAACGTTTAGTCTTGAGTTGAAAGCGAAAGTAAATGCAGCTTCAAATCGCGGTTTAGATGTTTTTTACAAAAATAAATTGGGTACAGGTTTTCGTACGAGTTTAGACCAAACAACCTTCAATGCAACCACGTTGCTTACAACTCCTAAAAACTTAAGTACTTCTGTAAATAATGCTCAGGAACAAACCTACAGGTATATCGTAACCGGCAGCGAGGTATATGTATATCTTGATGGTTATTTTCTCACGTCACTACCTTTAGAACAAATAGCTGATGCAACTTCAAATGATGATGATCTTACCTACGGTTCTGATAACCTTCTTGGAGCCTGGGCAGGCTTACCCAACAATAATGCCGGGAAACCTACAGATTATGGTTGGGAAAATAATAAGATCAGTACTATTTTCAATACCGCAAATGGGGGTTCTGGCGTTCGTTATATGGATTTATCTTCGGGACACCTCATCGAGTCAGACGGCTCTACATTTAACGGTAGACTTATGTATATACGCTGGGATGGCAATAGTTACAACAGCTCGGTTTACAGTTATCCGATACAATTACATACAGGTACGCATTATACCTTCTCGTGGTTATATGAGTTGATTGCTAATGCCGGCCCGGGTTCAAAAATAACCGTTGCGGTTTCTACAGACCGTGAGGGCACAAACAATTTGGTTTCTAAAACCTTTACTTCAGGCAATGCATTTCGCTTGCGCACAGGAAATTTTTCATTTTTATCACAATATACCGGAACGTATTACCTCAGCATTACCGGAGATTGGGGTCTTTTTGGTATTGGAAATCTTCAATTAAAATCATCTAATCTTATCAATAACTGGGATGGCCTTTATGCAGACAATAACGGCGCACCTAATCAATACGGCTGGGCAAGTTCAGACAATACGGTAAATTGGGCGCCAGCGAATACAGCAGCGGGTGTAGCTTATCAAGATGTGACCACCGGTCATACACTCGCGGAAGACAACAGCACATTTAACGGGCGCCTGCTTAATCTCGATTTCAATTCAGGTACAAATCGTGTTTTTTCACTTCCTGTAACTTTAAAAGCAGGTGTTTCTTACCAATTTTCAGGCTTAATTGATCAGGTTGACGGTGGTACTGCTGATTTGCAGCTTGCACTGGCAACCACCCCAGAGGGTAGTACAACACTGGTTTCTCAAACAATTACGACTTCAAATACTTTACAACAAGCCTCACTTTTAGTTACACCAGAAGCTGATGCTACCTATTATTTAAAATTTACTGCAGCCAGCGGCACAATTGGATTGGCCAATCTTTCAGTACTCAAAAAAGAACAGGCACAACTGGTAATTGGTAAAGATTATGAAGATGGTGCTATTGATGTCGAGGTTACTTCAGTGAAATTTGACGAAGGGTTGTTTGCCCCTACTCCACTTCCTGCAGCAGCAACTCAGTCACAGACTTTATCAGCACAGACGATTTCTACACTGACCTATTCTAAAACCTTGCTAACATTAGATACCGATGCGGTTTTGCATTTAAGCAATCCTATACACCCCTTAATCAATACCACAATTAACCTCACAAGTGCTGATGCGCAATTATTTTTTGACGGGATGCGCCCTTCAGCCGTAATCGCTTCTCAATTGCAATACATTAACGTTTCAGGAAGTCCTGCAATTAATGGCAGCAATATCGTAGTAAGCAGTTCGGGGACTGGTAGTGTCATTTTAGCGCATTCCGCAGATTATAGGCCCCTAACGGTATATTCCGAAGAAAACTTTAGCGGTAATTCGCAACAAATGCAGACGGTGATTCCCTATAAAGATTTGGGAGATTTTGACAATGCGATCCGGTCTATTAAGCTGAAAAAAGGCTATATGGCAACCCTGGCATCAAATGCAGACGGTACGGGTTACAGTAAGGTTTTTATTGCGGAAGATGAAGATCTTGAGATTGCTGTTTTAGAACCTTATCTCAACCAGACGGTTTCTTTTATACGTACAATGCCGTGGCACGAGGTTACTAAAAAAGGGCTTGCATCAGGAACTAATGCAGAGCATGTTTCTCTGGATATTACTTGGTATTACAACTGGAACACCGGTCGTGAGAGTACGCCAGACATTGAATACGTTCCCATACGCCAAACTCAATATTGGCCGTCTCTTGATGCCGCAAACACTAAGGCAGGGTACACACATCTTTTAGGCTATAATGAACCAGACCGTCCTGACCAGGCAAATATGTCTGTAGATGCTGCTATAGGCGCCTGGCCACAATTGATGCAGTCTGGATTACGACTGGGTTCACCTGCAACTTCAGATCCCTTTAACCCGTGGATGGCTGACTTTATGACTAAAGCAGAAGCGCGTAATTACCGCGTAGATTATATGGCCCTACATTGTTACTGGTATAAATCTGCCACACAATGGGCAAATGATCTCAAATACATCTATGACAAGTATAAAAGACCTATCTGGATAACCGAATGGAATATAGGAGCCAACTGGACGGGTCACTCCTTTCCCGATGGTCCTACACTCCTAACAGATGCGAATGCAACCAAACATAAAAACGATCTTATCGCGGTTTTAAATGTTTTGGACAACGCAGATTATGTAGAACGCTATTCGATTTACAACTGGGTGCAGGATGCGCGAGCGATGTTTGTAACTATAGATGATAACTTTAAAACCCGCAACCCTAACTGGGAATCTTATGAATGGTTGAAAACAGCTACCATCGTGCGCACTGTTGAAGGTGATACAGGGTTTTCTAATGTGGTTCTTACGCCTGCAGGAGCATACTATGCTACAAATACTTCAAATAAAGCTTATGATGCAGATTTTGAGTTTTTAAGAAGCTGGAAACCACTGGCACCAGAATTGAGTTATAAAGTTGCTGAAGATTATACTTCTATTGATCTCAACTGGACTAACACAAATTTTGATTTGATCACAAAATATGTGGTTGAACGCAAACTTGAAGGAGAAACCAAATTTTCAGCATTTTATGAAAGCGACGATTATACAGTACTCACTAAAAACGACGATATTCACAGCACAGCAGCGTATCGCATTCGGGTAATTGGTAAAGACGGTACCGCCTCACCCTGGTCTAACATAGTTCTTTTTGAGCAGGAAGAAGTACCGGAAGTTCCGCAGGGATTACAGGGAGAAGCACTCTCGGCGTTACGTATTAATTTGAGTTGGGACGCTTCTACAGATGCCAACTCCTATACCTTACAAAGAGCCGGCACACCTACCGGAACGTTTACCGATATAGCTACAAATTATACAGAACTCACATTTCAGGATACCGACTTAACTCCGCAGACTGTTTACTATTACCGTCTTGCTGCGACAAATACAGGAGGCACCAGTGCATATACAGATCTTGTAACCATTACAACGCCCGCACTTACCGTACCCGAAGCGGTTACAGGTATGCGCGTAGGCTCTTCAGATGATCAGGTCTTTTTAAATTGGGATGTACGGCTTGATGAGCAATATCTTATAAAGCGAGCTGCTTCAGAAAACGGAAATTTTGAGACTATTGCTACGGTTACTAGCGCACCTTATATTGATACGGAAACTAAAAATAACACCAAACGCTACTATCAAATACTTGCCGCAAATGATGCCGGTGAAAGCAATCCTTCAGCATCTTTAATGGGTGCTCCTAAAGACGGGCGGCACGCTTATTATGGTTTTGAAGAAGCTGAAGGCGATGCTATATTGGATCATTGGAGTTTGCTAGACGGTGTTGCCAGTGGTGCATACGTGCGGGAAGCCGGTCATCGGGGAATGGGAATTCATTTGGGTAGTGGCAACTCGTTTGTGCAACTTAAAGACGGACTTATGAGTACATTATCTGATTTTAGTATTACGACATGGATTAAGCTTGACAACCTCGCAAACTGGAACCGTATTTTTGACTTTGGAAGTGGCACCACAAACTGGATGGCGCTGGAAGCTGCAAACGGAAGTGGGAAGTTTCAATATGAAATGGAACACGGCGGCACTCGTAACCGCGTGACAACAGAATATGTTTTACCTGTAAATGAATGGGTACACGTTGCAGTAGTACAAGCGGCTGATGCTGTAAAACTCTATGTAAACGGAAACGAAGTAGGCAGCAGCAGCTTTACTCTGAATCCCTCAAATTTAGGAATAACTACAGCTAATTATCTGGGTAAATCTCAGTACAGCGACCCTGTGACTGAAGCTTTAGTAGATGAGTTTACCATCTTCAACTATGGGTTAACCGAAGATGCTATCAAAAACCTTATAGACACCGGCTTTTTAAGTGCAATAGGTCCCAAGAAAAACAATCCGGCAGATCATTTGTTTTACACCCGGGAACACACCTTATATTGCGATTATACAGGCACAAAAAACACAGCCTATAGCGTATTTACAATAAATGGTCAATTTCTAACTTCTGGTAATTTCTCAAATACTGCTACTACAAATCTGGGTTTTTACAAAACAGGCGTGTATGTAGTACACATAGAAAGTGATACCGAAACACAGGCAGTTAAAGTGATTGTGAGGTAA
- a CDS encoding iron chaperone produces the protein MSETTQYNSVAHYINAQPEPTKKALLELRECILKVEPNATELLNYNIPAYALVENGKRDQQIMIAGYKKHIGLYPSPTTIEKFEPELTEYKRGKGSVQFPLDRPLPIELIIRMIEYRKKLLTE, from the coding sequence ATGAGCGAGACAACCCAATACAATTCTGTAGCCCACTACATCAATGCTCAACCCGAACCAACCAAAAAGGCACTTTTGGAACTTAGAGAATGTATTTTGAAAGTTGAGCCTAATGCAACTGAACTTCTGAACTATAACATACCAGCTTATGCTTTAGTCGAAAACGGAAAAAGGGATCAACAAATAATGATTGCAGGATATAAAAAACACATTGGACTTTATCCAAGCCCTACAACTATAGAAAAGTTTGAACCTGAATTAACTGAATACAAGCGCGGGAAAGGCTCGGTTCAATTTCCATTAGACAGACCATTACCGATTGAATTGATCATCCGAATGATAGAATACAGAAAAAAACTATTGACTGAATAA
- a CDS encoding SRPBCC family protein: protein MQRITVQTSIKSNIEKVWDYWVKPEHITNWNFATDEWCCPNAKNDLKPNGNFSWRMEAKDGSMGFDFTGTYDTIIDKELISYKMSDGRKVDIEFSQDGDHVNVSETFDAEGTNTDEQQRAGWQAILENFKKYVET, encoded by the coding sequence ATGCAAAGAATAACAGTTCAAACTTCAATCAAATCTAACATTGAAAAAGTTTGGGACTATTGGGTTAAACCTGAACATATCACAAATTGGAATTTTGCGACTGACGAGTGGTGCTGCCCAAACGCTAAAAATGACCTTAAACCAAATGGAAATTTCTCCTGGCGAATGGAAGCAAAAGACGGAAGTATGGGATTTGACTTTACGGGCACCTATGACACAATAATTGACAAAGAATTAATTTCGTATAAAATGTCAGACGGACGGAAAGTAGATATTGAATTTTCGCAAGATGGAGATCATGTAAATGTGAGCGAAACTTTTGATGCAGAGGGAACAAATACAGATGAACAACAACGTGCAGGTTGGCAAGCGATTCTTGAGAATTTCAAGAAGTACGTAGAAACATAG
- a CDS encoding DUF4844 domain-containing protein: MKTPENANEKFVEFIAKKKFYAENHSPNISDEKLRPILTEKINEVATDFKQIAESEKPTDEKYQEAIRIGLLKFPEMELRYDSEDRERILLYFQEIMDIVGLQSSNGKLNDFYYGFDPNTVNKKN, encoded by the coding sequence ATGAAAACACCTGAAAATGCGAATGAAAAGTTTGTAGAATTTATTGCAAAGAAAAAATTCTATGCGGAAAATCATTCACCAAATATATCGGATGAAAAATTGAGACCAATATTGACCGAAAAAATCAACGAAGTCGCAACTGATTTTAAACAAATTGCGGAATCTGAAAAACCAACTGACGAGAAATACCAAGAAGCAATTAGAATCGGACTTTTAAAATTCCCGGAAATGGAATTAAGATATGATTCTGAAGATAGAGAAAGGATTTTACTTTATTTTCAGGAAATAATGGACATAGTTGGACTTCAAAGTTCGAATGGAAAGTTGAATGACTTTTATTATGGATTTGACCCAAATACTGTGAATAAAAAGAATTAA